A stretch of Macadamia integrifolia cultivar HAES 741 chromosome 7, SCU_Mint_v3, whole genome shotgun sequence DNA encodes these proteins:
- the LOC122083623 gene encoding U-box domain-containing protein 35-like yields MEEKEIPEAEENLAVPPPPPPPPPPQPLTVAVAICGSRQCKWVLRWALENFIPEGKILFKLLHVRPKISTIPSPLGNLPLARVREDVAAGYKKEVERKTSELLLPYKQMCAKRKVQVDVMVIEADDVARAVSGEVAKFTISKLVIGASSHSLFSRKLKGQTLSSRISECTPNFCTVYVVSKGNLKSVRPSTSEENISTKGENGDTSGSDSSSSYGFCLPTGSTQNHSRGPSVDINDVEDIMSSYSGDADIQNDGSRFSSYESFRTDYGSCVSTRASTSESLTDSGSLGGQVDINFELEKLRIELRHVQGMYAMAQQEKVDASRKLNDLSERRKEEAVKVKEVTSKEEEARELARQEKEKHEAARKEAEYIKECAEREALEKKQVEIKADQVAKEREKLEKALTNPDHPYEIFTWEEIVSATSSFSDDLKIGMGAYGAVYKCCLNYTTSAVKVLHSKESRWTKQFQQEVEILSKIHHPHLLLLLGACPDHGCLVYEYMENGSLDEKLLGKNNAPPIPWFDRYRIAWEVASALIFLHNSKPKPIIHCDLKPANILLDHNFVSKIGDVGLSMLLPSDPSSVATMYRDSGLVGTLCYIDPEYQRSGMISPKSDIYAFGMVILQLLTAKPAIALTRIVEKAIEDGHLMDILDLEAGEWPIKETQELAVLGLHCAELRRHDRPDLKTQVLPVLEKLKAIADKARDLAPTVRSFPPQHFICPILQEIIVDPCVAADGYTYERKAIEKWLKDNDNSPMTNLPLPNKNLLPNYSLLSAIMEWKSRR; encoded by the exons atggaagaaaaggaaattccTGAAGCAGAGGAAAATCTTGCcgtccctcctcctcctcctcctcctcctcctcctcaaccTTTAACTGTTGCAGTGGCTATCTGTGGTAGTAGACAATGCAAATGGGTTCTCAGATGGGCACTGGAGAATTTCATTCCTGAGGGGAAAATTTTATTCAAGCTGTTGCATGTTCGTCCCAAAATTTCTACAATCCCTAGTCCCT TGGGAAACCTTCCTCTCGCTCGAGTACGAGAAGATGTAGCAGCTGGATACAAAAAAGAAGTGGAAAGAAAAACAAGTGAACTGCTTCTTCCCTACAAGCAAATGTGTGCTAAAAGAAAG GTGCAAGTGGATGTCATGGTGATCGAAGCAGATGATGTAGCACGTGCAGTATCTGGAGAGGTCGCCAAGTTCACAATCAGCAAGCTTGTCATAGGAGCTTCATCCCATAGCTTGTTCTCAAG GAAGCTTAAGGGCCAAACTTTATCCTCAAGAATCTCGGAATGCACTCCCAACTTTTGTACAGTCTACGTTGTATCAAAAGGAAATTTGAAATCTGTTCGTCCATCAACTTCAGAGGAAAACATAAGCACTAAAGGTGAAAATGGTGATACAAGTGGTTCTGACAGCAGTTCAAGTTATGGTTTCTGCTTACCGACAG GATCAACTCAAAACCATTCTAGAGGTCCATCTGTGGATATCAATGATGTggaggacattatgagttcATATTCCGGTGATGCAGATATCCAAAATGATGGAAGTAGATTTTCTAGTTATGAAAGCTTTCGGACAGATTATGGATCATGTGTATCTACTCGTGCTTCCACTTCAGAATCTCTGACGGATTCTGGTTCATTAGGAGGGCAG GTTGATATTAACTTTGAGTTAGAAAAGCTGAGAATTGAACTCAGACATGTCCAAGGAATGTATGCAATGGCTCAACAAGAGAAAGTCGATGCTTCTCGGAAG CTAAATGATCTAAGTGAACGCCGGAAGGAAGAAGCAGTTAAGGTCAAGGAGGTCACCTCCAAGGAGGAGGAAGCTAGAGAACTGGCAagacaagagaaagagaaacatgAAGCAGCGAGGAAGGAAGCTGAGTACATAAAAGAATGTGCCGAAAGAGAAGCTTTAGAAAAGAAGCAAGTCGAGATTAAAGCCGACCAGGTTgccaaagagagagaaaagcttGAGAAAGCCCTTACAAACCCTGATCACCCATATGAGATTTTCACATGGGAAGAAATTGTATCGGCGACCTCATCATTCTCTGATGATCTTAAGATTGGAATGGGAGCATATGGTGCAGTTTACAAGTGTTGTTTGAATTATACAACCTCAGCTGTTAAAGTCCTTCACTCTAAAGAGAGTCGGTGGACCAAGCAATTCCAACAGGAG GTTGAAATCTTGAGCAAAATCCATCATCCAcatttgcttcttcttcttggagcCTGTCCTGATCATGGCTGCCTAGTTTATGAGTACATGGAGAATGGGAGCCTGGATGAGAAGTTGCTTGGGAAAAATAATGCACCCCCCATCCCATGGTTCGATCGGTACCGAATAGCTTGGGAAGTAGCCTCTGCATTGATTTTCCTAcacaattcaaaaccaaaaccaatcatCCATTGTGATCTGAAACCAGCAAACATCTTGCTTGATCATAACTTTGTCAGCAAGATAGGTGATGTAGGCCTTTCCATGTTGCTTCCTTCAGACCCTTCTTCTGTAGCTACCATGTACAGGGATTCGGGCCTTGTTGGGACTCTTTGCTACATAGATCCTGAGTACCAACGGAGTGGAATGATCTCACCCAAGTCCGACATTTATGCGTTTGGCATGGTGATCTTGCAGTTGCTAACTGCAAAACCTGCAATTGCACTGACCCGCATAGTGGAAAAGGCTATAGAAGATGGCCATTTGATGGATATTTTGGATTTGGAGGCTGGGGAGTGGCCAATCAAAGAAACACAGGAATTGGCTGTGTTGGGATTGCACTGTGCAGAACTACGACGTCATGACAGACCTGATTTGAAGACGCAAGTCCTTCCAGTTTTGGAGAAATTGAAAGCAATTGCCGATAAGGCCAGAGATTTGGCACCCACTGTCAGATCATTCCCTCCGCAACACTTCATCTGCCCAATACTTCAA GAGATAATCGTTGATCCCTGTGTTGCAGCAGACGGCTACACGTATGAGCGCAAAGCGATTGAGAAATGGCTCAAAGATAATGATAACTCACCAATGACTAATTTACCTTTACCCAATAAGAATCTTTTGCCAAACTATTCTCTTCTTTCTGCAATTATGGAGTGGAAGTCCAGAAGATAA